TTATTCAGATCGAACTCTTCGCCAAAGAAGCTCCGGTCACCGTACAGAACTTCCTTACTTATACCAATAACGGCTTTTACAATGGGATCATCTTCCACCGGATAGTACCGGGCTTCGTTGTTCAGGGTGGCGGATTTACTTTCGATTTCCAGAGAAAGGAAACCCAAGACCCCATCGTCAACGAATCCGCCAACGGCCTGCAAAACCTGCGCGGCACCCTCTCCATGGCAAGAACCAACGACCCAGACAGCGCTACCTCTCAGTTTTTTATCAATCTGGTCGATAACACCAGGCTCGACGCCCAAGAAGGCAAGCCCGGCTACGCCGTTTTTGGCCGAGTGATTGCCGGCATGGATATTGTGGAAAAGATGGTAGAACAGCCAAGGGGCCTTTATCGACAGCACCCAAGTGCCCCCAACACGCCCATCCGCATCCTTGAGGCCAAACGTATAGACACCGGTGACAACGCCGTCGCCACCAACAGCAAGGGAGAATAAGCTGTGATCGCTCTCAGTGTTAATCTCAACAAGATCGCCCTGATCCGCAATTCCCGCGAGGGTAACTTCCCCGATGTCACTGCCCACGGTCGGATATGCCTAGACGCTGGTGCGCAGGGTATTACCGTACACCCACGCCCAGATCAGCGCCATATCCGCCCCAATGACGTACGCGAATTGGCTGCACTGTGCCGCGATCGCCAGGGTATTGAGTTCAATATTGAGGGCAATCCCTTTGCCCTGCACCAGGGGGACTATCCCGGCCTGATGCCGTTAGTACTGGAAACCCAACCAAATCAGTGCACCCTGGTCCCCGACAGCAACGACCAGCTAACCTCCGATCACGGCTTCAACCTCAAGCTCGATGGCCCGCGCCTGGTCCCCCTGATCGCCAGACTCAAGGACACCGGTGTCCGAGTTAGCTTGTTTATGGATCCGGATCTAGAGCAGATCAGCCTGGCCAAAGATGTGGGCGCTGATCGCATTGAGCTGTATACAGGCCCCTATGCAGAAGCAGCCGCAAAACAGAGTGCGGAGCTGGAAGAAATCTTCAGCGCTCACTGCGCCGCCGCCGAGCATGCACGCCAACTGGGACTGGGGGTAAATGCGGGCCACGACCTGAACCTGGTCAACCTGCCCCGCTACCGCACCCTGCCGGGATTACAGGAAGTCTCAATCGGCCACGCCCTCACCGTAGACGCCATCGGTATGGGGCTGGAGAATGCTGTTAAAGCTTACCTGGACTGCCTCGCCGGCAACTGATGAAGACACTCAACATTATTGGTGCCGGGCGCCTGGGAAAAACTCTCGGGCGTTTGTGGCAACAGGCCGGTTTTTTTCAAGTTCAAGCGATTTTTAACCGCAGTCTGGATAGCGCACAGGCTGCCGCCGAGTTTATCGGCGCCGGGCGCGCAGTAGCCGCGCTGGAATTGATGAAGCCCGCAGACTTCTGGCTAATCGCTTGCAGCGATAGCGAGATTGCCGCAACAGCTGAACGCCTCGCCAACCACCTTGGCGAACGCGAAAACATAGCTGCCTTCCACTGCAGTGGCGCCCTGAGCTCACAAGTGCTCGAAG
The DNA window shown above is from Microbulbifer variabilis and carries:
- a CDS encoding pyridoxine 5'-phosphate synthase — translated: MIALSVNLNKIALIRNSREGNFPDVTAHGRICLDAGAQGITVHPRPDQRHIRPNDVRELAALCRDRQGIEFNIEGNPFALHQGDYPGLMPLVLETQPNQCTLVPDSNDQLTSDHGFNLKLDGPRLVPLIARLKDTGVRVSLFMDPDLEQISLAKDVGADRIELYTGPYAEAAAKQSAELEEIFSAHCAAAEHARQLGLGVNAGHDLNLVNLPRYRTLPGLQEVSIGHALTVDAIGMGLENAVKAYLDCLAGN
- a CDS encoding peptidylprolyl isomerase, whose protein sequence is MMRKLFAMLLCATLALPALAKNPRVELKTDLGIIQIELFAKEAPVTVQNFLTYTNNGFYNGIIFHRIVPGFVVQGGGFTFDFQRKETQDPIVNESANGLQNLRGTLSMARTNDPDSATSQFFINLVDNTRLDAQEGKPGYAVFGRVIAGMDIVEKMVEQPRGLYRQHPSAPNTPIRILEAKRIDTGDNAVATNSKGE